Proteins co-encoded in one Ooceraea biroi isolate clonal line C1 chromosome 9, Obir_v5.4, whole genome shotgun sequence genomic window:
- the LOC105276189 gene encoding putative uncharacterized protein DDB_G0277255 isoform X1, with the protein MLLSGQDAVIPRVVTVSLLLLYWFYELSVAQFCSDIALVIAAYRGKGFKRGKRLVHSMGAHLYPVEKNMHYQPPTQSIVSQPLLPLNNYYSMNGGGSNGSTDAMVNSDGNSNSNSPVPSQYDQHFTPSMSQLMDLSSPPQQHRTMSVYPHHSHQADYNQSHQLVFKNGQELNFHPHLHPPLDPMITDKIVRNFSLSYAERRLQSTENPSEFLPEYGKNMCVTSPPPHFMFTPEGCNGDEINAPGSVQSVHGQASYHPTDSVMEYKPNVVEYKTDQQQQVVDHHPLHHRRYNGEQMEVESFGQSVQTEPPSSSSSSTSTRGYSAANGIKSVKKRRKFNGNNNVISSSNNNNNNSKNNTNNNNDDDDDDDDDEVDSEASAASTTKGRTRRKNGATDADIQSQRTMANVRERQRTQSLNEAFSALRKIIPTLPSDKLSKIQTLKLAARYIDFLYHVLKTNVDGGDSGEETNDRLVAILEGCWKLIPNVYRLERRLKIISVGTFFRGAGTYLHDSDGFGLFYGAT; encoded by the exons ATGTTGCTAAGTGGGCAAGACGCGGTGATACCCCGTGTTGTTACCGTTtccttattacttttatattggTTTTACGAGTTGTCTGTTGCACAATTTTGCTCAGACATTGCGTTGGTGATCGCGGCATACAGAGGAAAAGGatttaaaagaggaaagagactGGTTCATTCGATGGGCGCTCATCTGTACCCTGTGGAAAAGAATATGCACTATCAACCACCGACTCAGTCCATAGTATCTCAGCCTCTATTGCCCTTGAATAATTACTATTCGATGAACGGCGGCGGCAGTAACGGTTCGACGGACGCCATGGTGAACAGTGACGGTAATTCCAACAGCAACTCGCCGGTACCGAGCCAGTACGACCAGCACTTCACGCCATCCATGTCGCAATTGATGGACCTTAGCAGTCCGCCGCAGCAGCATCGCACGATGTCGGTTTATCCTCATCATTCTCATCAAGCCGATTACAACCAGTCCCATCAATTGGTATTCAAGAATGGGCAGGAACTCAATTTCCATCCTCATCTTCACCCTCCTCTGGATCCGATGATTACGGATAAAATCGTAAGGAATTTCTCGCTGAGTTACGCTGAGCGGCGGCTGCAGTCGACCGAGAATCCGTCGGAGTTCCTGCCGGAATACGGCAAGAACATGTGCGTaacgtcgccgccgccgcattTCATGTTTACGCCCGAAGGTTGCAACGGGGACGAGATTAACGCGCCCGGCTCTGTTCAGTCGGTCCACGGCCAGGCTTCCTATCACCCTACGGACAGTGTGATGGAGTATAAGCCTAACGTGGTGGAGTACAAGACCGATCAGCAACAACAGGTGGTTGATCATCATCCTCTTCATCATCGGAGATACAACGGCGAGCAGATGGAGGTGGAATCGTTTGGCCAGAGTGTCCAAACGGAACCACCCTCATCATCTTCATCGTCAACATCAACGAGAGGTTACAGTGCCGCGAACGGCATCAAGTCCGTCAAAAAAAGACGGAAATTCAACGGCAACAACAACGTCATTAGCAGTagcaacaataataacaataacagtAAAAACAACACGAACAataacaacgacgacgacgacgacgacgacgatgacgaggtCGACAGTGAGGCGAGTGCGGCAAGCACGACGAAGGGGAGAACACGAAGGAAAAATGGTGCGACGGATGCGGACATCCAGAGCCAAAGAACGATGGCGAACGTGCGGGAACGACAGCGGACGCAGAGCCTCAACGAAGCGTTCTCCGCCCTGAGGAAGATCATACCCACCCTGCCGAGTGACAAACTCAGCAAGATCCAGACGCTGAAGCTAGCTGCCAGGTACATCGACTTTCTCTATCATGTGCTGAAGACGAATGTAGACGGCGGTGACAGCGGCGAAGAGACTA ATGACCGACTCGTGGCGATACTGGAAGGATGCTGGAAACTTATACCGAATGTATATCGCTTGGAGCGACGCTTGAAGATCATTTCCGTCGGCACCTTCTTCCGTGGGGCCGGCACGTATTTACACGACTCGGATGGCTTCGGTTTGTTTTATGGTGCAACGTAA
- the LOC105276189 gene encoding putative uncharacterized protein DDB_G0277255 isoform X2: MLLSGQDAVIPRVVTVSLLLLYWFYELSVAQFCSDIALVIAAYRGKGFKRGKRLVHSMGAHLYPVEKNMHYQPPTQSIVSQPLLPLNNYYSMNGGGSNGSTDAMVNSDGNSNSNSPVPSQYDQHFTPSMSQLMDLSSPPQQHRTMSVYPHHSHQADYNQSHQLVFKNGQELNFHPHLHPPLDPMITDKIVRNFSLSYAERRLQSTENPSEFLPEYGKNMCVTSPPPHFMFTPEGCNGDEINAPGSVQSVHGQASYHPTDSVMEYKPNVVEYKTDQQQQVVDHHPLHHRRYNGEQMEVESFGQSVQTEPPSSSSSSTSTRGYSAANGIKSVKKRRKFNGNNNVISSSNNNNNNSKNNTNNNNDDDDDDDDDEVDSEASAASTTKGRTRRKNGATDADIQSQRTMANVRERQRTQSLNEAFSALRKIIPTLPSDKLSKIQTLKLAARYIDFLYHVLKTNVDGGDSGEETTRSARSAILAAREMASAPCNYVAHERLSYAFSVWRMEGDWKGDSIDK; this comes from the exons ATGTTGCTAAGTGGGCAAGACGCGGTGATACCCCGTGTTGTTACCGTTtccttattacttttatattggTTTTACGAGTTGTCTGTTGCACAATTTTGCTCAGACATTGCGTTGGTGATCGCGGCATACAGAGGAAAAGGatttaaaagaggaaagagactGGTTCATTCGATGGGCGCTCATCTGTACCCTGTGGAAAAGAATATGCACTATCAACCACCGACTCAGTCCATAGTATCTCAGCCTCTATTGCCCTTGAATAATTACTATTCGATGAACGGCGGCGGCAGTAACGGTTCGACGGACGCCATGGTGAACAGTGACGGTAATTCCAACAGCAACTCGCCGGTACCGAGCCAGTACGACCAGCACTTCACGCCATCCATGTCGCAATTGATGGACCTTAGCAGTCCGCCGCAGCAGCATCGCACGATGTCGGTTTATCCTCATCATTCTCATCAAGCCGATTACAACCAGTCCCATCAATTGGTATTCAAGAATGGGCAGGAACTCAATTTCCATCCTCATCTTCACCCTCCTCTGGATCCGATGATTACGGATAAAATCGTAAGGAATTTCTCGCTGAGTTACGCTGAGCGGCGGCTGCAGTCGACCGAGAATCCGTCGGAGTTCCTGCCGGAATACGGCAAGAACATGTGCGTaacgtcgccgccgccgcattTCATGTTTACGCCCGAAGGTTGCAACGGGGACGAGATTAACGCGCCCGGCTCTGTTCAGTCGGTCCACGGCCAGGCTTCCTATCACCCTACGGACAGTGTGATGGAGTATAAGCCTAACGTGGTGGAGTACAAGACCGATCAGCAACAACAGGTGGTTGATCATCATCCTCTTCATCATCGGAGATACAACGGCGAGCAGATGGAGGTGGAATCGTTTGGCCAGAGTGTCCAAACGGAACCACCCTCATCATCTTCATCGTCAACATCAACGAGAGGTTACAGTGCCGCGAACGGCATCAAGTCCGTCAAAAAAAGACGGAAATTCAACGGCAACAACAACGTCATTAGCAGTagcaacaataataacaataacagtAAAAACAACACGAACAataacaacgacgacgacgacgacgacgacgatgacgaggtCGACAGTGAGGCGAGTGCGGCAAGCACGACGAAGGGGAGAACACGAAGGAAAAATGGTGCGACGGATGCGGACATCCAGAGCCAAAGAACGATGGCGAACGTGCGGGAACGACAGCGGACGCAGAGCCTCAACGAAGCGTTCTCCGCCCTGAGGAAGATCATACCCACCCTGCCGAGTGACAAACTCAGCAAGATCCAGACGCTGAAGCTAGCTGCCAGGTACATCGACTTTCTCTATCATGTGCTGAAGACGAATGTAGACGGCGGTGACAGCGGCGAAGAGACTA CAAGGAGTGCGAGGAGCGCAATCTTGGCTGCGAGGGAAATGGCATCGGCTCCCTGTAATTATGTGGCGCATGAACGATTGTCTTACGCCTTTAGTGTCTGGAGAATGGAAGGGGACTGGAAAGGAGATTCGATCGATAAGTAA
- the LOC105276189 gene encoding putative uncharacterized protein DDB_G0277255 isoform X3, which produces MLLSGQDAVIPRVVTVSLLLLYWFYELSVAQFCSDIALVIAAYRGKGFKRGKRLVHSMGAHLYPVEKNMHYQPPTQSIVSQPLLPLNNYYSMNGGGSNGSTDAMVNSDGNSNSNSPVPSQYDQHFTPSMSQLMDLSSPPQQHRTMSVYPHHSHQADYNQSHQLVFKNGQELNFHPHLHPPLDPMITDKIVRNFSLSYAERRLQSTENPSEFLPEYGKNMCVTSPPPHFMFTPEGCNGDEINAPGSVQSVHGQASYHPTDSVMEYKPNVVEYKTDQQQQVVDHHPLHHRRYNGEQMEVESFGQSVQTEPPSSSSSSTSTRGYSAANGIKSVKKRRKFNGNNNVISSSNNNNNNSKNNTNNNNDDDDDDDDDEVDSEASAASTTKGRTRRKNGATDADIQSQRTMANVRERQRTQSLNEAFSALRKIIPTLPSDKLSKIQTLKLAARYIDFLYHVLKTNVDGGDSGEETKMQESWPTFLYIRER; this is translated from the exons ATGTTGCTAAGTGGGCAAGACGCGGTGATACCCCGTGTTGTTACCGTTtccttattacttttatattggTTTTACGAGTTGTCTGTTGCACAATTTTGCTCAGACATTGCGTTGGTGATCGCGGCATACAGAGGAAAAGGatttaaaagaggaaagagactGGTTCATTCGATGGGCGCTCATCTGTACCCTGTGGAAAAGAATATGCACTATCAACCACCGACTCAGTCCATAGTATCTCAGCCTCTATTGCCCTTGAATAATTACTATTCGATGAACGGCGGCGGCAGTAACGGTTCGACGGACGCCATGGTGAACAGTGACGGTAATTCCAACAGCAACTCGCCGGTACCGAGCCAGTACGACCAGCACTTCACGCCATCCATGTCGCAATTGATGGACCTTAGCAGTCCGCCGCAGCAGCATCGCACGATGTCGGTTTATCCTCATCATTCTCATCAAGCCGATTACAACCAGTCCCATCAATTGGTATTCAAGAATGGGCAGGAACTCAATTTCCATCCTCATCTTCACCCTCCTCTGGATCCGATGATTACGGATAAAATCGTAAGGAATTTCTCGCTGAGTTACGCTGAGCGGCGGCTGCAGTCGACCGAGAATCCGTCGGAGTTCCTGCCGGAATACGGCAAGAACATGTGCGTaacgtcgccgccgccgcattTCATGTTTACGCCCGAAGGTTGCAACGGGGACGAGATTAACGCGCCCGGCTCTGTTCAGTCGGTCCACGGCCAGGCTTCCTATCACCCTACGGACAGTGTGATGGAGTATAAGCCTAACGTGGTGGAGTACAAGACCGATCAGCAACAACAGGTGGTTGATCATCATCCTCTTCATCATCGGAGATACAACGGCGAGCAGATGGAGGTGGAATCGTTTGGCCAGAGTGTCCAAACGGAACCACCCTCATCATCTTCATCGTCAACATCAACGAGAGGTTACAGTGCCGCGAACGGCATCAAGTCCGTCAAAAAAAGACGGAAATTCAACGGCAACAACAACGTCATTAGCAGTagcaacaataataacaataacagtAAAAACAACACGAACAataacaacgacgacgacgacgacgacgacgatgacgaggtCGACAGTGAGGCGAGTGCGGCAAGCACGACGAAGGGGAGAACACGAAGGAAAAATGGTGCGACGGATGCGGACATCCAGAGCCAAAGAACGATGGCGAACGTGCGGGAACGACAGCGGACGCAGAGCCTCAACGAAGCGTTCTCCGCCCTGAGGAAGATCATACCCACCCTGCCGAGTGACAAACTCAGCAAGATCCAGACGCTGAAGCTAGCTGCCAGGTACATCGACTTTCTCTATCATGTGCTGAAGACGAATGTAGACGGCGGTGACAGCGGCGAAGAGACTA aaatgCAAGAATCTTGGCCGACTTTCTTGTATATTCGGGAGAGATGA